The following coding sequences lie in one Sorex araneus isolate mSorAra2 chromosome 4, mSorAra2.pri, whole genome shotgun sequence genomic window:
- the LOC101553853 gene encoding tubulin beta-2A chain-like, whose translation MGILLISKIREEYPDRIMNTFSVMPSPKVSDTVVEPYNATLSVHQLVENTDETYSIDNEALYDICFRTLKLTTPTYGDLNHLVSATMSVVTTCLHFPGQLNADLRKLAVNMVPFPRLHFFMPGFAPLTSRGSQQYRALTVPELTQQMFDSKNMMAACDPRHGRYLTVAAIFRDRMSMKEVDEQMLNMQNKNSSYFVEWIPNNVKTAVCDIPPRGLKMSATFIGNSTAIQELFKRISEQFTAMFRRKAFLHWYTGEGMDEMEFTEAESNMNDLVSEYQQYQDATADEQGEFEEEEVEEEA comes from the coding sequence ATGGGCATCCTGCTCATCAGCAAGATCCGCGAGGAGTACCCCGACCGCATCATGAACACCTTCAGCGTCATGCCCTCGCCCAAGGTGTCGGACACAGTGGTGGAGCCCTACAACGCCACCCTGTCTGTGCACCAGCTGGTGGAGAACACAGACGAGACCTACTCCATCGACAACGAGGCTCTGTACGACATCTGCTTCCGCACCCTCAAGCTCACCACGCCCACCTACGGTGACCTCAACCACCTGGTGTCGGCCACCATGAGCGTCGTGACCACCTGCCTGCACTTCCCCGGCCAGCTCAACGCCGACCTGCGCAAGCTGGCCGTGAACATGGTGCCCTTCCCGCGCCTGCACTTCTTCATGCCCGGCTTCGCGCCCCTGACCAGCCGGGGCAGCCAGCAGTACCGCGCCCTGACCGTGCCCGAGCTCACCCAGCAGATGTTTGACTCCAAGAACATGATGGCCGCGTGCGACCCGCGCCACGGCCGCTACCTGacggtggccgccatcttccgcGACCGCATGTCCATGAAGGAGGTGGACGAGCAGATGCTGAACATGCAGAACAAGAACAGCAGCTACTTCGTGGAGTGGATCCCCAACAACGTGAAGACGGCCGTGTGCGACATCCCGCCGCGGGGGCTCAAGATGTCGGCCACGTTCATCGGCAACAGCACGGCCATCCAGGAGCTGTTCAAGCGCATCTCGGAGCAGTTCACGGCCATGTTCCGCCGCAAGGCCTTCCTGCACTGGTACACGGGCGAGGGCATGGACGAGATGGAGTTCACCGAGGCCGAGAGCAACATGAACGACCTGGTGTCCGAGTACCAGCAGTACCAGGACGCCACGGCCGACGAGCAGGGCGAGttcgaggaggaggaggtggaggaggaggcctGA